A region from the Hippoglossus hippoglossus isolate fHipHip1 chromosome 18, fHipHip1.pri, whole genome shotgun sequence genome encodes:
- the LOC117751828 gene encoding protein mono-ADP-ribosyltransferase PARP14-like — protein MDEYQYPLFFEAKGLTDTEMKKVSTYFQIRRVSGGGDCAAIQAVGGDVYKICFKDKEDQERVLQKKLHMVSLPSGERHLTMSQTDSSQKPDQPSTPMFTKPNTKERQMCRFDPELQIHSLMIAMEGLQKVMRSENTQMSNLKKQVLEKRVNLPSDLIAFIKSRDAISKYETRFQDILINPDPFKVESDLVLSSLSSKAMVEAEEAVKRNLSVKTVKLQGAAAVPPDLDQVKEMLIKAKNVANSGEIRVDISFIPVGTTMMEVRLVGFSENVNQLEKVLCDYQMNQIPTQESLNLPFPELVDCLDEVLHLIGLKHTKVMLKTSTTPNPCVLLSGPRCHVNGVKQVLISALSRLTSDTLVLDGPGAQQYFQAEGKISKDHIQSSCKVLIREHQGVKSGERSCLTPVKNIAANQTNLQIKFGMLEDQQVNVLVVPMLHKKLTSTKVGKNLLTKAGNTLQSNFDAAANCTVSPGDVLQVAAPASLGCNKLFFIECLPWDGVGGQSVQALRYGLKRCLDLCVQQELSSVAFPMIGPGIALGYPLCAAIEALIESIYHFGSSGFIGSLPNIYVVIKPGYPDSKCYHDVYRSLSLNMKHGGQVIFRSPTNVLTLMVVAGVRLHVVFGDITHETTDAIVNSTDFEHFPDYGVCKDILAVAGPAVTAQVKAAKVIRGSIFQTEGGSFPCKAILHVCGLKDAGLIESLVCDLILHCESSGYRSIAIPAICAGQGGMGAGVVAQAILRGVKTAASSTPLRCVTDIRLVLIDDEVFLLFKEEALQVFSTDVVDRVSLPHEQQNPQRSVTTKPSILSTSFKTQQSVFLFLGLFSQDVSDAKMKLKQLYQDQCLTHTFTAEEVGSLSEDDIMRLQQLVYKEGLQIQSGQGNMTVSGLKDGVNSVMQMIKESQLSSLRRQVIVREEEDLHNRVAWCILGSSGNWERFPKTANHRLEHNNLAGGIMDEQSNQWTVDLQKMEATRQVTGETRKIKRLENLPDFTLPLYWDNMAAREDMKVVTLQESSAEYRSVEEAFRQTGPKGRIKIERLQNVHLRRAYEAQRKHISDKNAHVGAEVEKVLYHGTTQDNCDSIMKTGFNRRFAGQNATHYGEGTYFSVNASYSAHPTYAMPTDDGSQLIFVAQVLTGIYTEGKSDMKVPPPRDILLPHDRYDSVVDRMDNPSMYVVFHDNQAYPDYRITILGR, from the exons ATGGACGAATATCAATATCCATTGTTCTTTGAAGCCAAAGgtctgacagacacagagatgaagAAGGTCAGTACATACTTTCAGATAAGACGAGTTTCTGGGGGAGGTGACTGTGCCGCAATTCAAGCCGTCGGAGGTGATGTCTACAAAATCTGCTTCAAGGACAAAGAAG ACCAGGAAAGAGTTTTGCAGAAGAAGCTTCACATGGTCTCTTTACCTTCCGGAGAACGACATCTGACCATGAGCCAAACCGATTCATCACAGAAACCTGATCAGCCGTCGACACCG ATGtttacaaaaccaaacacaaaagaaagacaaatgtgcAGGTTTGACCCAGAACTTCAAATCCACAGTCTCATGATCGCCATGGAGGGACTTCAGAAGGTGATGAGgtctgaaaatacacaaatgtctAATCTGAAGAAGCAGGTATTGGAAAAGCGAGTTAATCTCCCGTCGGATTTGATAGCCTTCATAAAATCTAGGGACGCAATCTCCAAGTACGAGACTCGCTTCCAGGACATCCTGATCAATCCTGATCCCTTCAAGGTGGAGTCGGATCTGGTTTTGTCCAGCTTGTCCTCCAAAGCCATGGTCGAAGCTGAAGAAGCAGTGAAGAGAAACCTGAGTGTGAAGACTGTGAAGCTGCAGGGCGCCGCAGCTGTACCTCCAGATCTGGACCAGGTAAAGGAAATGCTCATCAAAGCCAAGAACGtggcaaactctggagaaatcAGAGTGGATATCAGCTTCATCCCAGTGGGAACCACAATGATGGAAGTTCGACTGGTGGGcttcagtgaaaatgtgaacCAGCTGGAGAAGGTTCTGTGTGACTACCAGATGAACCAGATCCCCACACAAGAAAGTCTGAACTTACCATTTCCTGAACTGGTTGACTGTTTGGATGAAGTCTTACACCTGATTGGCTTGAAACACACGAAAGTGATGCTAAAAACCTCAACTACCCCAAATCCTTGTGTGCTCCTGTCTGGTCCCCGTTGTCACGTAAATGGGGTGAAGCAGGTCCTGATCTCCGCTCTGTCCCGCCTGACATCAGACACACTAGTTCTAGACGGACCAGGGGCTCAGCAGTACTTCCAGGCAGAGGGAAAAATAAGCAAAGATCATATACAGAGTTCCTGTAAGGTCCTTATCAGGGAACATCAGGGTGTGAAATCAGGTGAAAGATCTTGCCTCACCCCTGTCAAGAACATTGCAGCCAACCAAACAAACCTGCAGATTAAGTTTGGCATGTTGGAGGATCAACAG GTGAACGTGTTGGTGGTTCCCATGCTCCACAAAAAGCTGACTTCAACTAAAGTGGGAAAGAATCTGTTGACCAAAGCAGGGAACACACTGCAGTCAAACTTTGACGCTGCTGCAAATTGTACCGTCAGCCCTGGAGATGTTCTGCAGGTCGCTGCGCCTGCATCTCTTGGCTGCAACAAGCTCTTCTTCATTGAGTGTTTGCCCTGGGATGGAGTCGGAGGGCAGAGTGTGCAG GCTCTGAGATATGGTCTGAAGAGATGTTTGGAcctctgtgtgcagcaggaATTGAGTTCAGTTGCCTTTCCAATGATTGGACCTGGAATTGCGTTAGGTTACCCGCTCTGTGCCGCCATTGAAGCTCTGATCGAGAGCATTTACCATTTTGGATCATCGGGATTCATCGGTTCACTCCCCAACATCTATGTGGTCATTAAACCTGGTTATCCGGACTCTAAG TGCTACCATGATGTCTACAGATCACTCAGCTTAAATATGAAGCACGGAGGCCAAG tAATCTTCAGGTCCCCGACCAATGTCCTCACTCTGATGGTCGTAGCTGGGGTCAGACTACACGTGGTGTTCGGTGACATCACTCATGAGACTACTGACGCAATTGTGAACTCGACCGACTTCGAACATTTTCCTGACT ATGGTGTTTGCAAAGACATTCTAGCTGTAGCTGGACCAGCGGTGACGGCCCAAGTGAAAGCGG CAAAAGTGATCAGAGGATCAATTTTCCAGACCGAGGGAGGATCATTCCCTTGCAAAGCCATTTTACATGTGTGTGGACTAAAAGACGCAGGCCTCATTGAGAGTCTGGTGTGTGACCTGATTCTACATTGTGAGTCCTCTGGATACAGGTCCATAGCCATTCCTGCCATCTGTGCCG GACAAGGTGGGATGGGCGCTGGTGTCGTAGCGCAGGCCATTCTCCGAGGGGTTAAAACTGCTGCATCGTCCACTCCCTTACGCTGCGTCACTGACATCCGACTCGTCCTGATTGACGACGAAGTCTTCTTGCTCTTCAAAGAGGAGGCATTGCAGGTGTTTTCCACTGATGTGGTCGACAGAG TGTCACTGCCTCATGAACAACAGAATCCACAAAGGTCTGTGACCACCAAACCCAGTATCCTCAGTACCAGCTTCAAGACTCAGCAGTCTGTCTTCCTGTTCCTGGGTCTTTTTAGTCAGGACGTCTCAGATGCCAAGATGAAGCTGAAGCAACTGTATCAGGATCAGTGCTTGACTCATACCTTCACGGCCGAGGAGGTGGGAAGCCTCTCAGAGGACGACATCATgcgtctgcagcagctggtgtATAAGGAGGGTCTGCAGATTCAGTCTGGCCAGGGCAACATGACTGTGAGCGGGTTAAAAGATGGGGTGAACAGTGTGATGCAGATGATTAAAGAATCTCAGTTAAGCAGCCTCAGGAGACAGGTAATagtcagggaggaggaggatttgcACAATCGTGTGGCCTGGTGCATCCTGGGAAGTAGCGGCAACTGGGAGAGATTTCCaaaaacagccaatcacagactgGAACATAACAACCTAGCGGGAGGCATAATGGATGAACAGAGCAACCAGTGGACCGTGGATCTACAGAAGATGGAGGCCACAAGACAAGTAACTGGAGagacaagaaaaataaaacgaCTTGAGAATCTACCGG acTTCACTCTCCCTCTGTACTGggacaacatggctgccaggGAGGATATGAAGGTGGTTACCCTGCAGGAGTCCTCCGCAGAGTACCGATCAGTGGAGGAGGCCTTCAGACAAACTGGTCCCAAGGGCAGGATA aagatcGAGCGTTTGCAGAATGTCCACCTGCGTCGGGCCTATGAAGcgcagaggaaacacatttcTGATAAGAATGCACACGTGGGCGCCGAAGTGGAAAAGGTTCTCTACCACGGGACGACCCAGGACAACTGTGACTCCATCATGAAAACGGGGTTCAACCGGAGATTTGCTGGACAAAACG CAACTCACTATGGTGAAGGAACCTACTTTTCCGTAAATGCCAGCTACTCAGCCCACCCCACCTACGCCATGCCAACCGACGACGGCTCACAGCTAATTTTTGTGGCTCAAGTTCTGACCGGCATCTACACTGAGGGCAAAAGTGACATGAAGGTGCCTCCTCCTCGCGACATCCTGCTGCCACATGACCGCTACGACAGCGTGGTGGATAGAATGGACAACCCCAGCATGTACGTTGTGTTCCATGACAACCAAGCGTACCCAGACTACCGCATCACCATCCTGGGCAGGTAA